The following coding sequences lie in one Fusibacter sp. A1 genomic window:
- a CDS encoding methyl-accepting chemotaxis protein: MFTKMIRSMKIRTRLIGLMAVATLVSAVLIAGALVSIEDISKSVDMLEHTNEANRFLAVARVRQSLYELEEDDQYRTGTLQQVDLSIQSVEELKKLLVKQADLDGADEIITQLEEYKSAFNHFSEVLANMNAATIKMTNVESEASFKINEALVSQATALNMGDDSLAKSNFGSYRNLQTAERLIGDVRRFIAAYIIEPTEVRATAVVNNVADAQSSMELIKVRIKDSSTQSKVEAAIAALDTMNETFSQLDAQIKDLEATKTEMRSLAQQVTDNLSQKKDMIVKNVEMVKANARTQQISVFVIALLANTIFFLAVYFSIKNPLSQMNKAISAFSKNDLTVKFDQTGKDELTEIGKALTVVQQNLQSIMQGVIMEAQTLADIVTETKENIATLNFAIEDTSATTEELSAAMEETAASTEEMSASATEIEASIEGIAVQANGGLVLAREVKQRADNLMETTLEAKNKTSLVYEKTQAELASAIEQSKAVDEINVLSEAILAITEQTNLLALNAAIEAARAGESGRGFAVVAEEIRKLAETSKNTVVKIQQVSGTVIGSVSQLADRSRELLDFLDHQVMGDYDSFVQTGEQYAVDASQFEVMLTEFTETFRALLLANTELMQAIGEVTQSTTDSAEGTSSIAEKNLDVQDGSNNVMKGADQVEATAKGLHDMVSVFKVE, translated from the coding sequence ATGTTTACCAAAATGATCCGAAGCATGAAAATCAGAACTAGGCTGATTGGGTTAATGGCAGTAGCCACTTTAGTCAGTGCGGTACTGATCGCAGGTGCGTTAGTATCAATAGAGGACATTTCAAAAAGTGTCGATATGCTTGAGCATACTAATGAAGCGAACAGATTCTTGGCAGTCGCTAGAGTCAGACAGTCGCTGTATGAGCTCGAAGAAGACGACCAATATAGAACAGGCACACTTCAACAAGTGGATCTGAGTATTCAAAGCGTTGAAGAGTTAAAGAAACTACTGGTAAAACAAGCGGACCTCGATGGAGCTGATGAAATCATCACTCAGCTCGAGGAGTATAAATCCGCATTCAATCACTTTTCTGAGGTGCTAGCTAATATGAACGCAGCTACTATCAAGATGACAAATGTTGAATCAGAAGCTTCTTTTAAAATAAATGAGGCACTGGTCTCACAGGCGACAGCGCTTAACATGGGCGATGACAGCCTTGCAAAAAGCAATTTTGGATCCTACAGAAACCTGCAGACAGCAGAGAGGCTTATCGGTGATGTTAGAAGGTTCATCGCAGCCTATATCATTGAACCTACAGAAGTACGTGCGACAGCTGTAGTGAACAATGTGGCGGACGCGCAGAGCTCAATGGAACTCATCAAGGTCAGGATCAAGGATAGCTCGACACAGTCGAAGGTTGAAGCCGCAATAGCAGCCCTTGATACCATGAATGAGACCTTCAGCCAGCTAGATGCTCAGATAAAGGATTTGGAAGCCACCAAAACAGAGATGCGTTCATTGGCACAGCAAGTCACTGACAACTTGAGTCAGAAGAAAGATATGATTGTCAAGAACGTCGAAATGGTAAAAGCAAATGCAAGAACACAGCAGATCAGCGTGTTTGTCATCGCACTACTGGCAAATACCATCTTCTTCCTTGCTGTCTACTTCAGCATAAAAAATCCGCTGTCGCAAATGAACAAGGCGATTTCTGCATTCAGCAAGAATGACCTGACTGTCAAGTTCGACCAGACGGGCAAAGATGAGCTTACAGAAATCGGAAAAGCATTGACCGTCGTGCAGCAGAACCTGCAGTCTATCATGCAAGGTGTGATCATGGAAGCGCAGACGCTTGCCGACATCGTCACAGAAACAAAAGAGAATATCGCGACACTTAACTTTGCGATTGAAGATACTTCAGCGACGACAGAGGAGTTGTCTGCCGCAATGGAGGAAACCGCAGCGTCTACGGAAGAAATGAGCGCGTCTGCGACAGAAATCGAAGCGTCGATTGAAGGAATCGCTGTTCAGGCAAATGGAGGTCTTGTACTTGCAAGAGAAGTGAAGCAACGTGCGGACAACCTGATGGAAACAACCTTGGAAGCTAAGAATAAGACCAGCCTTGTCTACGAAAAAACACAAGCCGAGCTGGCAAGTGCGATCGAACAGTCAAAAGCTGTAGACGAGATCAATGTCCTGTCTGAGGCGATTCTAGCGATCACAGAGCAGACCAACCTCTTAGCTCTAAACGCGGCTATCGAGGCTGCAAGAGCAGGAGAATCTGGAAGAGGGTTCGCTGTGGTAGCTGAAGAAATCAGAAAGCTCGCTGAAACCTCGAAGAACACTGTGGTAAAGATCCAGCAAGTATCAGGAACCGTTATCGGATCAGTGAGCCAGCTTGCCGACCGATCGAGGGAGCTGCTTGATTTCCTAGACCACCAGGTCATGGGCGATTACGACAGTTTTGTTCAAACAGGTGAGCAATACGCGGTTGATGCGAGTCAGTTCGAAGTGATGCTTACAGAGTTTACTGAAACCTTTAGAGCGCTCTTGCTTGCGAATACGGAATTGATGCAAGCGATTGGAGAAGTCACCCAATCGACTACGGATAGCGCAGAAGGCACATCATCGATTGCAGAAAAAAATCTTGATGTTCAAGATGGATCAAATAATGTGATGAAAGGCGCCGACCAGGTAGAGGCGACTGCAAAAGGACTGCATGACATGGTAAGCGTGTTTAAAGTCGAATAA